AGCAGAAGGTGTGCAAGCAATGTCATGGAAAACTAACTGGGTAAGACGGGAGTGTTCCTTCACCCAAAGGCAGTGTCctgctttgtttcttcattttgcatCCCAATGTTGTGTTGCAGATTTCTGCGTGAGAGCTGTGCCTTGCGCTTGTGCATGTGTGCTGCCTGTACCCTGGAGTTTCAAGCCAGGCCATTACTGAACTGCTGTTACATGAGTTGACCAGTCCAAAGATAGGAATCAGGATTTGTGAGGCTGTTCTCTATGGTGACACTCTAAAAGAACAGGGTTTAAATCTTCATGGATGGACACTGAATGCCTTATATCTTTGCTGCACGAGACCAGGTTAAGCCCCACTGTGTTTTTGCCCAGAAATCTACACCCCTTTGAAAGCCCTGGCAGTCTTTTCAGATGTGTAGTAGTTGAATAGCCTTACAAGATGCTCAAAGTGTTATAACCTCTCTTGGCAAACAGTGACACAGATGCTCATTGTTGAAGAGTCTCTGCTATGCGTAGCCTGAAGACTTAACAATTTGCATCATAAaatcagtttgcttttaaaagtaaaaaaaagtccGCAAGCATAACCTGTAGATTGCCTGTTGAAAACAGAAAAGGCGTAATTCAGTAGCAGTACTGATTATACACGTGAACAAGTAACACGAGTACAAGTGCACCAGAACCCCTCTCTCAACCAATTCTTCTGtgccctcttccttctcttgtaTTTCTCTTACCTCTCTTCCTCACTTCTCTCCAATAGGAAGGAATTTTCACAGTGAGTGGGGAATTTTCTGGCTCTGCAGGTGTCTAAAGGAGGAGGGCTTCTCGTTAGCAGAGGTCTTCATTTTGGAAGCACTGGCTCATGAAAACAGTGTGAGCTACTGATGGTGAAAATACAGTATTCAGTCTTAAAGCTTTGAAATGTCCTGATTTCCCTTTACAACTCCAAAGTCATTAAGAAAACAGGGCAGCCTTTCTCCATgtttcttttgttggttttttttttcctcatctgtttaATCTCAGTACTATAGagttacagcagaaaaaaatcctccctGACTGGATAGCAGGTAGATAATACATGTAGGCTGCAGCTCTGTAAGCTGCATGTATTATTGTTCTTCATGCAAATAGCTTTCAGAACTGAAACCTTAGAACTGGAAAGCGGTCCGACAATGTTGCATTCATTTGTTGCTATACAGGCCTTAGCACAGCGCAGATGTGTTTGTAGCTGTGACTTCTAAGAATGAATAAAATATGCCAGCTACCTTATGTAATTGTGTAGTTTAGCAGCTCAACCTGAATACAGCAAAGTAGAAGATAGTTACACAAGATGTGTTTGTGGTGCACTGTGTTCAAGTGTGCTAGAAGATGTCATTATGATACTGGTGgttatataataattttttaaacatttcatttatCTTGTACATTATATAATTGTGTGTTTGTTGCATGCCACAGCTCCTTTTGGAGTGTTCTGCTGCGTGGAGGCTAATTACACTGGGAGTCTTACCTAACTACTCTATCTGCTCTCTAAACTGGGAGGTGCAGGCTGTGGGAGGCAAGAATATTTCAGCCCCTCCTCCTTTGGATCACTGGTGACCATATTAAACCACATTTCATCCAGATGCAAAACAACTGGACCAAAGGACCAGAAATGAAGTCACCTGCTGTCCCAGGCAGCTATATTATCTTAATCCCTTCCATTAGCTGATCGCTCTCCATATTAATGAGGTTATGAAAGGGGCTGTACCAGGAGGTTGAGAAACATATACTCATTCCTCTTGAGTTGAGAGACTAGATGAGTGAAGCACTGACAGTATTTTGAGTTCAGAGAAATCATTGTTTTTGTCTTCCAGAGAGGAATCTCAAAGCAGTTCAGCAAAGTGGTCACCACCAGAAAACTACAAAAAGTGAGTTGCACTTGCCAGTCAGATGGTTGTTTCTGCCGCAGAGTAGCCTTCCAGGCCCTCACTCCTCTTCCCCTCTAGAGACCAACAAAAGTGGGGGTTGTGATGTGGGTATTTGCTTGTTTAGAATTAGGTTAAGGATGGgacttttgttttgttgtttggagtttttgtttgtttgtctggggggggggggtgtgctcTTTTGAATAGACTCATGAAGAGCCACCTGCCTACATCGGATCGGGGTTGGCTTGGAAACACGAACCTGGTGGTGAAATGTTCCTTGTCTCCTTGGAAATGGTGCCAGATGTGCTGCTCCTGTGAGCTAAGGTTTTCCTTAGTTTTGGGAGTACCTCGTTGTGCCATTACAGGGGAGCCTGGTACAGGAGGGAGTGgtttctgttctgttctgcaCTGACATTCTTCAAATAGCCTGTTGGGTTGACAGAGGATGTTTTCATATCTCAGGGTTTAAACCCCTGTTCTcagttgtctttttgttttttttccatccttgTCACAGGCGTGTAGCAGCTTTTGAGGCTAAGCAAAACCAGCTGAAAGAACAACAGAAGGCAGCTGCAAAACCCTCGGGTCAAGGAGGCTCCAGATATCGGGGACTCTCAAAAGAGGATAGAGCTATTGCAGAGAGACTGGAGAGGCTCAGGGAGGAAAGGAAACCGAGTGAGTTTTGGAGGATACCGGAGGTATCTTGGGTGGGAACACTGCTACTTGGGAAACATGGAACctggagggagagggaagtgCTGAGCTTTCAGAGCCTGCCTTTTTAGGGTTAAAATTGGGCAGAGCATCCACATCCTGCTGCCACAATGGCCAAATTCTACAATGATTTTAGATTAATGTTCCAGCTTCTTTTTGCTTCTTGGGGTTTCCATTGAAACCGCTTCTCAGTTTTGGGGTAGTATCTTACCTGTAAAATCACTTTCTCATTTCCCATTGTTTGGGGTAAAAACCTGTGTCAAGCCCAATAGGAGCAGAATGAAATTAGGGTCTTTGGCCAAACTATTTTGCAGAAGGTTTCCTGTGGGTCGTTGTcctgggcagcagcagtgccagtCTCTGTGGGATAATGTTCTGGCTAGCCTTGcctcacagaggaagaaaagaactCCAGTCCCAGTCCGCAGCTGTCAGGTTCTAGGACAGCCTTGTGGTGCTTGTGGGAgaataaactatttaaaaaatgatgTGTGATCTCTAAAAGGGAAGGAACACAATGCTAAGTGGTTACCtgattatcatagaatcataaagtcatttaggttggaaaagacctttaaaatcatcaagtccaaccgttaacctaactgctgccaaggccaccactaaaccatgtccctaagcaccacatctacatcttttaaatacctccagggctggtgactcaagtacttccctgggcagcttgttccaatgcttgacaaccctttcagtgaagaaatttttcctaatatccaaactaaacctcccctggcacaacttgaggccatttcctctcgtcctGAAACCCGAGGGGAGCGTTTCAGTCTGATACACCTAGGATTACATTAAGAGGAGCAATGGACTGTACTGCTTAAATGACACTTATTTCTCTGCCTGTCCCTAGTATCCCAAGTCAGCTGATTGCCAGATGGCATTACCCTAATACTTGCCTTATGGATAGGACATAAACTATGAAGGAGACAAGGACTTGGAAGAAAAGGATGGCAGTTAGGGTGGTCTCTGAGTTACTGCAGTATGATCCCTCATTCACATCAGGGTTTGAGGGAGGTTTTTGCTCAGCTGTTCAGTCTGATTCCAgcaagaaatacaattttaagaaaacaaaatttgaaacCTTTTGTTTTCAATAACGGAATAATCTCCTCCCTTGGGTTATTCTGAATTGCAGAGTCCATCCCTACTCAGGCTGAGATTGAAGCTAGGCTAGCTGCCCTGAAGGAGGACTGCCGGGGACCTGTTCCATCCACAGAGGAAATGGAGGACCAGTTGGCTGTCCTGCAGGGAAGAGATCCTCCTTCACAGGCTTCCAGACCTGTAAGCTCCCTCAGCTCTTTATCCAGCAATGTATTCTGAGCTGACACAGTAACTGGTGTTCCAGCATGTTAGCTgttctttcttcagctttttttgtccAGGTGGCTTCCTTCAGAAATCTGTTTCCTGTCTGTGATTTTCTCCAGAAGCAAATGGCCAGCCTTCACCAGTGCACTGCTTCAGTTTGAATGCAGTGTGTTCCTTTATGTCAAATGTAgttcatgtgtttatttttaacaatagatgctaacttttttcctctcagcCCATCTGTATACCTAAGTGATCTTTTTTTAGAGCTGTTTGTCTGTGTTTGGAGCTTATCAACCCTACCTTCTAATTGTATCTTGTAGTTATTACTGCATCGCAGCTGGCCAAAAGCCTGTTAATTATTCCGGGAATGGAAGCACAGAGTGGTTAGTCTGAGATTGCAGACGGATGAGTTGGATATATGCCTTCAAAGCCTATATGAATGATCTTGTCCCCGAGGAATCATTTCCTCATGCTTCTTTTTCAGCAGTGCTGCACACCAGCTGTTACCATCGGCCTTGACGAGACTGCTGGCTGGCACTGTTGAGAATGGCACTTCATTTACATTGGAGGTAGTGGCAGAGCTGGGGTTGGGACCCAGCAGCATATCCTATACATTCAGCACCACTTTGCCTTGTTTGGGTAACTGCTTTTAGTTGGTGTGTTCAGCACCTGAGAATGAAGCCCTGAAAGTCCTACACCAGATAACCGCAAGCTGAGACTCTCAAGATCAGTGGATGCATCTTTTTATGCTCCTCCCACCTAGGGTGATCTTAGTTACCTAACTTCTCCTTTGATCGAGTATGCCACTTTACTCTCATGTGCTTTTTCCTGTGCCTTCCTTGTTTATTAGGTACACCAACCTCCTGATACCAGAAGTCTGGTCCAGCAGACAGATGACCTGTTAACTCAACTGTCTGAGGAAGTTGCCATTGATGAGCATTACAGACCAAGAGTCCAGCCTCAAGGTATCTCTTCTGGGTTCCAAAGACCTGTTTCTGTCTGATAATGTACATGCTATAGTGAGAAGGGAATATGTCTATCCTACAGGTGAGCTGCATGTCCAGTTTGCCCTTATCTCCCCTTACGACTCCCAAACTGACCAAGAGCAGTCATCTGGCTCCGTACTGGTCTCATTGTCTTTGCCTGGAGATGGTTCTTCTTCTCAGGGTTGTATTATTCAGATTgctcctctctgtttctctgaCGTGACCTGTCCCTGGGGAGGAACTGTTGCTACTCCTAACACACCTGTGCTCTGTTACAAAACATCGGAACCTGGGATACCATTATCTTCCTAGCTGCAGTGCTTTCTCTGTAATCTCACTGTAAACCACAGATTAGCTCACTCTCATACTATTGCTTTAGTCGTGTTGTCTGTGCCCAAGGAACATTGCTGCTGAGTCACCAGCATGTTCTCTGTGTCTGTTTGCAGCTGTTAGTAGCCAAAGTTTGAATGATCTCAATCGGGAGAGTGAAGATTGTGTTTGCCCTGAAAATCTGGACCCAAAACAGCTAGAGGAAGAGAAGAATAAACTTCtggcagaagctgctgctgagctgcggGAAGAGAACACTAGGCAGGAAAAGATCCTACAAGTTGCCAAGAGACTGGCAGTGCTCAGAGGCGAGGACCCAGAGAAAGGTGGGTAGCAGTCAACAATACAGTGCCAAGGGAGGAACCAAGTTCCTGtggcagagtaattttttttctgagagatgtTTATCCATTTAATTCCTCTGTTCTGCCAGAAACTGACTGAGATTTGGTTCTGTCTGTAAAGCTGTACAGGTTGGTTCATCATGAAATCAATATAAAAGATCTTAGTTGAGGGTAAGGCTGGAGCTGTAAGGTCAGACTGCATTGTCTTGCACCCTTCTTTGAGATAATTCTAGCATGCTCTGGTGAGCttaacaaagcttttaaaaagcaaatctctgtttttggggggaattttttccttccttcttccagtattaaaaacaaacagtacaCCCTTTTTGAGGAGTTCCCATCTGAAAAGGATCTGGCTGTGCCAGTGCCAGAATGCCAAAACCAGCTTACGCCACAAAGGACTGTCTCCAGCACATAAATGGGCACAAGGTTTGAGACAGGTGTGGGTTACAGTCTCTTGTCTCTTACTCCTGCAGTTACACTGGAAACCTATAAACTCCCAGACAGTGATGAGGAAGTGGCTGAGGAGGAAGCCATTTGCCGAGTGCTAAAACAGGTCAGAAATGGCAGCTGTGGCCTTGTTTATCTTGCTCTCAATTATTTCCAGTGTGTATGTTACCTGGTGAATGTGTGAAGGATGTGTTTCTGGTCCTGGGCAGAGtttcattccttcccctcctAGTGCTTTTCCAGTACTAGCTCCCATGGGCCATTAAGCTACAGGCGATTGACAACATTACTTCTAGTCTGTCACGTTGTCTTTCTCATACATGCTTGGTGTGTCTTGTGGTATGTGTCCTCTCCAACCCCACTCTGCTGGTGCTTCCTTACTTCTTGATCTTTTCCCCCACCCAACTGGAACATGGGTGATGAGATGTGTGCTGTTTAGCGCAGCTTATGCCTAGATTTCTCTCTAAAATGTCACGTGAATTGTCTTGCAGGTAGACACAAGCTTTCTGTGCTTAAGTTTCTGCCTGATTACAGACCACACGCCTGTGATTAGCGTGGTGTTGAGGGTCTGCTGATAGCTGCACTGCAAAGCACAGTGTGTTAGTTGAAAACCCCTGCTGCTACCCTGACTGTTCACAATGTACACACAGTGTTCAGAGCGCAGACAGAGCAAGGTCACGTCTGCCTGGACAACACCAGCTGTATTCA
The sequence above is drawn from the Strix aluco isolate bStrAlu1 chromosome 4, bStrAlu1.hap1, whole genome shotgun sequence genome and encodes:
- the ZFYVE19 gene encoding abscission/NoCut checkpoint regulator isoform X2; this translates as MFLPGQWGLSAECRLGAARRTTAPVGPWCPAGEGREGCVWASPLPIAPARCRAWGLRQLKDRRGVGGKVWSSSGSAMDRRCYGCASKFSVFKKECGCKNCGRSFCSGCLSFSAVVPRCGSTQQKVCKQCHGKLTGEESQSSSAKWSPPENYKKRVAAFEAKQNQLKEQQKAAAKPSGQGGSRYRGLSKEDRAIAERLERLREERKPKSIPTQAEIEARLAALKEDCRGPVPSTEEMEDQLAVLQGRDPPSQASRPVHQPPDTRSLVQQTDDLLTQLSEEVAIDEHYRPRVQPQAVSSQSLNDLNRESEDCVCPENLDPKQLEEEKNKLLAEAAAELREENTRQEKILQVAKRLAVLRGEDPEKVTLETYKLPDSDEEVAEEEAICRVLKQLTEEAALDEASGFNIPPDQTTQAGPSQQNLRMKAKQKSHAPTITALARADDSDEDELPWCCICNEDATLRCHGCDRDLYCQRCFRDGNGVGENI
- the ZFYVE19 gene encoding abscission/NoCut checkpoint regulator isoform X1, which gives rise to MFLPGQWGLSAECRLGAARRTTAPVGPWCPAGEGREGCVWASPLPIAPARCRAWGLRQLKDRRGVGGKVWSSSGSAMDRRCYGCASKFSVFKKECGCKNCGRSFCSGCLSFSAVVPRCGSTQQKVCKQCHGKLTGEESQSSSAKWSPPENYKKRVAAFEAKQNQLKEQQKAAAKPSGQGGSRYRGLSKEDRAIAERLERLREERKPKSIPTQAEIEARLAALKEDCRGPVPSTEEMEDQLAVLQGRDPPSQASRPVHQPPDTRSLVQQTDDLLTQLSEEVAIDEHYRPRVQPQAVSSQSLNDLNRESEDCVCPENLDPKQLEEEKNKLLAEAAAELREENTRQEKILQVAKRLAVLRGEDPEKVTLETYKLPDSDEEVAEEEAICRVLKQLTEEAALDEASGFNIPPDQTTQAGPSQQNLRMKAKQKSHAPTITALARADDSDEDELPWCCICNEDATLRCHGCDRDLYCQRCFREGHDEFDLKDHRTSRYHLPCKQK